The DNA sequence CGAATTATATATTTCTGTAAAAATAGCTAGCCTAAACATTGTGAAGACCAACCTTCAGCAACCACGCCAAACGGTAGCATCCAGTAGTTACTAACAGCAAAATACCAAGAAAATCTTTAAACCTATATGCATTGTAGTCATATAATTCAGCATTCTAAAGGTACTATAATATTGGTCCTAGCTTTGTAAGCAAATCCAGTCAAGTCAACCCTAACCGAGCTATGCCTGCTCAACAAAAATTTTCCGAGCTCAAGGTCATGGTAAAGCTGGCACATTCAAGATATGTTGATCACAAACCAAGCTTCAAGACTGACATTGTATATTCGTTTAGTCTTTCATATTTCGTATACTACATTATTACTAAAAAGTTTATCTACTAGTTAACCAACAAAACTGtttacaaatatacatataaattcaATCGAATCATTTAAGTTTCGAACTTCTAACAAGCTTCTAGCCATCTCTTTTATTTTTCGAGACTAGTTTTTATCGAATCGAACATTAATATCATTCCGAGCACAATTTCAGCTCAAATTAATCCTCTACACTAATACATAACCACCACAACCAATAACAGCATTACGAGAGTAAATGCAATTAAAAATTACAGTAAAAAGTTGAGATAAATTAATTTCACCTGACGAAGCAAAAGAGCTGGTGAATCTACATTCCGTACTAAAGCTTTGCTGATTGTGCAGCTGAACAGAAGTTCCAAAACGACGTAGCTTCGGTTCGCCGGAGAGACGAGAAGTAATTCCGGTGGATTTGAAAGCGACGACGGCTGATCCGGCAATTGAAGCCGCCATTTGGAGTCTCCGGCCGGCGAATATCGAATTAAACGGAAGAGAAATACGACCGATTGTGGATGTCGCCACAGATATGTGCAATGTGTTGTATGTATCTGTATGTATAATTTGGTCTGGAGAATATGAAGAGTGTGATGAATTGATGATATTGATATGAACAAAGCAAGAAATAAAGTGATCTCGTTTCAACAGCTTACTGGAGTGTGATAGCGGCCCACGGGCCTAGTACGAATCCAAGCTGCGCAGGCTTAATTTTAAGCCCAAACGAGATTTtgtgcaatattttttttcttacatTACGATTTTTCAAGTgttcaattataaaaaattaaagaaataacTGAAAGATTAATAATTTGctctaaaaataatttatttgtttggtaatttatttggtatttgcatattttaagttataatataaaattaataatattttaaatgagaCTTGACAGTTTTCCGCAAAAGCTAAAATACagttttttgcaaaaataataataaaaattattgcgATACCAATTGATTAAAGTATCACTTCTGATCCCAGTAGAATGCCAATTgaaagtctgaaataaagctcaGTAGCAGGTTTTTCATGCTTTGCATTAGTTAATCTTTTCCAAAGATGGTAAATGCTACAGTAATTCTAGTTCTAGATTACACAAAACTAGTTTAAATGGAACTTGCACTGCTTCCTCTTTGTCTTTTTCGAGAGCTTGCCATTCTTGTTCGAACCTGCAAATTTTTGAATCTCCTCATCGTCGTCTCCGCCTCGTCTTCTTTTGTTCCCTCCTTCCTCCTTAATTTTCTGTAGGTAATCCCAGAAAAGAGTTTTACAGGATGACCTCTTAATAAGAAATGCATATTCTTCTTCTTGCAAATAGAACTGAAAACTAaagatatttttgtaaataaaatgaGAATGAGGAACAACGGTTTCCCAAACATGCAGACAATAACTGGCATCTGATCTTTGTACATTAACAACATGAATCTATCAAAATTTGTCACTGTCGCAAGTAGACGAGAACTATTACCTGTATGGATATTCTTTTGGCTTCAGAGACACGCTCCGATAGTAAAAGGACTTCTTCCTCCTGAGCTTCAAATTCAGGTAATTTCTTGCCTGGAAGACAAATGTCAGCCATAAAATACAGAAAACTATAGTAGACCTACTAGCATTAAACAAGCTACCCACGTATAAGATCTTCTATCTTTATAAACCACTCCAACTCATACTGATTCACCAAAGAGATTGCAACACCTGATCGTCCAGCACGAGCAGTTCTTACCACTCGATGTATATAATCCTACAATTGATTGCATTATTAAATTCTGTTGATCTTTTGGAAAAAATGGCATTTCTTAACAAAAAAACCTTCAGAATTATTCTTCAAATCTTTCACCTCGGAGTTTGTTGGGATATCATAATTAATAACCACATCTACAGAAGGAATATCAAGTCCTCTACTAGCAACATCAGTGCAGATGAGAATATTACACTCCCCAGCCTTGAACTTGTTTAAAGATCCAAgtcttttttccttttaaacaaatcaaaataaactGTATTAGTTATGTTATGTCCAAGTCAAAATAAATTGCATCAGTTATTCAGTTCATGTTAATGTTATATTACTACAAAGACAAAGGAAATTTAAATTCATATCCCTAAGATGTTCCTACACCCCACTTACAAAAGAAAGAGTGCgcaaagaaagaaagagaaaacAGTTGGAATCGCACaggtttttataataaaatataaaatatacctGAGTCATTTGCCCACTAATTGGAATTGCTCTAAAACCGAGATTCCGTGAAACTAAAGCCAAGAATCGTGTTGCTCCGCATGTGCGAGTAAAAACCATTGATGTGGACCCAGACATTTCATTCAGAATGTAGATAAGATAGCAGTCCTGTAAATAATCAGTTCATTAGAAGTTTAGATCAAAATTTTAGTCCTAACAATGATATTGTACAAAAAACTTGTTAAATAATCTAAT is a window from the Daucus carota subsp. sativus chromosome 8, DH1 v3.0, whole genome shotgun sequence genome containing:
- the LOC108197841 gene encoding DEAD-box ATP-dependent RNA helicase 10 isoform X1, translated to MNMEDEKEVRSFKELGVCEQLLEACDNLGWRTPSKIQALVLAHAFEGKDLIGIAQTGSGKTGAFAIPILQSLLENPQAFYACVLSPTRELAIQIAEQFQALGSGIGVKCTVLVGGVDQVQQSISLGKRPHIIVATPGRLVDHLSNTKGFSLRTVKYLVLDEADRLLNEDFEKVLDDILSAIPRERKTYLYSATMTNKVEKLQRACLRNPVQIEAASKYSTVDTLKQQYRLIPAKYKDCYLIYILNEMSGSTSMVFTRTCGATRFLALVSRNLGFRAIPISGQMTQEKRLGSLNKFKAGECNILICTDVASRGLDIPSVDVVINYDIPTNSEDYIHRVVRTARAGRSGVAISLVNQYELEWFIKIEDLIRKKLPEFEAQEEEVLLLSERVSEAKRISIQFYLQEEEYAFLIKRSSCKTLFWDYLQKIKEEGGNKRRRGGDDDEEIQKFAGSNKNGKLSKKTKRKQCKFHLN